Below is a genomic region from Gracilimonas sp..
ATCACTGAAATCAAGCGAAGAGGAAAAGAAGGGATTAACCGAAAAATTGTAGGGTCCTGTAAGATAAATCTTGGTCGTATCTGCTTCAGGCTCATCCTGAGCATGCAGGTTGGTCGGGGAAAGCACTGACATTATCATTATTAAAAAGCACCCAGCCCAGGCTATCTGAGTAAAACGATGGATAAAGAGGCTGCTTACCGGTGATGTCTGTTCCCGTTTACTGATCATGACTCCAATATCTTTTACTGAACTTTTGATTTGGTGCGTCAAAGCGCTTCCAAATTGTTTTTTATTTTTCCGAGTGTTTACCATAAAAAGCTGCTTAATTTTCCGCCTATCGTACTCATTTCATCCAAAAATCATCAAGCGTACTTAACCGGTTAAACTAAGGATTAAATAAAGGCATATTCATTGGATAATCAACCTTAATTTCCTAATGATTACAAAGTTTATGCTTCCTGCATCATTTCACGCTAAAAGGACTGAGATGTTTATGGAAATGTTTTTCCAAATTTGAATAATGCAGCTCCTCATTTTTTTCAAGAGCATTCATCAGTCGTTTCTTAAATCCTTTAGCCTCAGGTAAATCGCCAGATAGCACAGATCCAAAAGCTACATGCAGAACCTGGCGAGCATTATTGTCATCCAGATATTCTGGAAGTTCTTCTTCCCTAGCTTTTGACGGGTCTTCAATCTTGCTGAGATCAGCTGAAATATGATAGGTCTTTTTATCCTCATCAAAGCGCCTGAGCGAGAATGCCATAATTTCCCTGAAAAAGTCAGGTTCACACTCCGCAATTGTTCTCAAAGCTTCCAGGTAACTTGTTCCCGCTGTTTTTACATGCACAGCGCCCAGGTTTAGCGAGCCTACAACTTCATACACTGAGAATTTGTCACTGCCTGAATGGATGCTCAATTTATAGCTCCCAAATTTTTCAGCTATGGCAAGGTGTTCTACATATTCATCTCGAAATTGATCCAAATCTCCTTTAAAGTCGATGCCTTTTTCAAAGTCTCCACAAAACCGGGGGGCAAGGCTAACGAGCTCTACTCCCAAACGATCCAGTTCTGAAGCCACCAGGTAGTGCTCAAAAAGAGTAGTCGGCGCATTGGTTTCATCAACCGAAAGCTCGAGCTCAGAGGGATGATCCGGATAAGTAGCCGAAATATAGCTTGCCATCATCCGGGTATGAGTAATCACACGCCCATACTTTACCATTCCTTCTTTAATATCACGGATGGAAGGATTGATTTTATATCCCGTATTTAACTCGATGTCAGAGAATTCGAATCGGTCCAGTAAATCTTTCGGAGTGTCTTCAATTTCTTCCCAGGGAAGGTTCTCATAACTCGATTGCAGCTCTTCCTCTGTCATTTGCTTTACTTCATTTACCACGTAATCGCTGGGATCAATGGTAAACATAGTGAATCCGGCTTTTACCATCCGGTCAATATCTTGCGTTGTTTTAAGGTGATCTCCGTCAGCTCCAAATCCATCGTGATATCCTTCCTGAAACACAGACCACGAGGCTGCATCCATCACTTCCTCAGCAGTTCTTTTAGTTCTTTCAAGCTCACGAATGGATTGCTGAGCGAGCACTGGTTTAAACCCGGCTTCTTTTACGGCTCTCAAATGAGCAGGACCTGCATTTCCAAGCCGGTCTCCAAATCCATATGAATCCGTTTTACCGATCAATACGGGATTTGTAAAGTCAAACTTTGAACGCAGAACAGAGGCATTTTCATGGGAAAGTTCACATTCCAAAACAGAAACTGAACCTGATTTTATTTCCTTACCCGTAAATTCAGTATTGGGAATACTTCCATCTTTCGATATCACTAAAAGGTGTTTTTCAAGTCCTTTTCTGGCAATGCATAAGACCACCTCTTCATGCTCATGTATTGAGTCTTCGTAAAGGCTATACCCATCCATTCCTTCTATAACATCCTGTATTTTTGAAACTGCTTCCCTATCTGTTAATGGTTGATCAATATTCATTGTTCAGGATTTAAGTTGTTTGCATTATTCATTTCTTAGCGGTTTTCGTCCGCAGGATTCCAGCCTTTCAAAATCTTTTCTTTAGCATATTTTTCAGCTTCTTCAGCTTTCAATTGATAACTCCATTCAACCCTTTCAGAAGGTTTAAAACCAAGTCCTGAATTCTCATATTCAGCGTAATAAACAGTAGACTCCGCATCGGGCTTATTCCAGTTATGCCACCCTTCAGTCATAATATGACCTCCGAGTTCCGTCTTCATGAAAACGGTTTTCGCATAATTTCTCCACGGACGTCCTAAGTAAACTTCATTAACACTTTCATCTGCAGTAAGTGTGCTGTTCTTAAATACGAAGCCATATTGTTGTCCTTGTGGAGTAGAAGCTGCCGTGATATATGAATCTTTCTTGCTATGGATCTGGCAATCTTCAAATAGTCCGGTGGCTCCTCCAAAAATAAAATCCGTTGTTCCTTCTATATAACAGTTGTTGAAATATTGACGTTTCCCTTCCCCAGCAAGGTAAACCGTATCCTGATTCCCCAAGATCCTGCATTTTTGAATGGAAACACGGTCCGCATCTATGTGCAATGCTACAGCCTGACCCACATCACCTGCCGAATTTTCAATGGTTATATTCTCAGCGTAAAAATCATTTGCTTCAACCAACAATGTGTAGGTATGAAAGGTGCTGTTTCGCCCACGATCGATCTTGTCAAAATAGTCATCCCAGGTTATGACGGTTGAGTCTTTGTTCTCGCCAATTAAGCTCAGCTTTGTATTCCAGGAATGTACTTTCACTTTCTCTTTATAAACTCCGTTTTTTATAAGAATAGTGATACGCTCATAAGGAAAAGACTTTGCGTCATCAATGGCGGCCTGAATGCTGCTATAGTCACCGCTACCATCCTTCGCTACCACCAGCTCAGTTTCATATCCCTGAGCAAGAGCATCGGATGCCAGCAGTCCTAAAAAAAGCACGATAATAGGTTTTATTATTCTACACATATTCTATTCCGGATTGATTTTTCCTGCTCCAACAGGTCATTAAGATTATTCCGTTAGCATCTCCAGAAATTCTAAGGACTATTCAATTCTTTCCAAAGGATTCCAACCATTAAAAATAGTTTCAAGGGTATAAGCTGAAGCTTCTTCGGTAGTAAGCTGAGCAGACCATTTAACCCTTTTTTCTGGATGAAATCCCGTCCCTTCATTTTCAAACTCGGCATAAAAAACCGTTTCTTCCTTGGCTGGGTCATTCCAGTTGTGCCAGCCCGACGACCTGATATGGCTATCTAGATAGCTGTTGATCAACACTACCTTAGCATGTGGACGCCAGGGACGCCCCAAGTAGTAGGTTTGCTCTGCAACATCCGGTTTTGCGGTAAAGCGACTATTGATAAATACATAACCAAAAGCTTTTCCTTCCGGCGTGGAAGCCGCAGTGATATAACTTCCCTTCTTTTTTTTGGAAACGATCTCACAATTTTCGAAAACCGCAGTAGATGATCCGAAAATAAAGTCTGTCGTTCCTTCAATATAGCTGTCTTTATAATACTGCCTGCTTTCGCTGCCGTGAGTGTAAAGAGTGTCCTGATCTCCAAGAAAACGGCAGTTTATAAATACTGCACGATCCCCATTTACACGCAGGGCTACGGCCTGACCAACCCGACCGGCTGAGTTTTGGAAGGTGATATTCTTTGCTGTAAAATCATCTCCGAATAAGAAAAAACTGGAAGAACCCGTGGTTCCCAACTCTTCCCCAAACTGATTGGTTTTGGAGGAATAATCGTCAAAGGTGAGAATGGTTTCTTCTACATCTTCCCCGATAAATGTAACATTGGTTTTGTTGGGTGGAAGTGTAAGCTTCTCTTTATACACTCCTTTCCTGATATATATAACAGTTTCATTGTCCCGGAAAACGGGAACAGCATCAATAGCATCCTGAACGGAAGTAAAATCTCCTGAACCATCTTTAGCCACTACAAAGTCGTATTTGTCAACGGCTTGAAAACCCATCAAAAGCGTTGGGATTAGAAGTATAAACATTACCGGAGCTAGTGCCCTTAAAAAACTGGCTGGAAGTTTTGCCCGGATCAGCATTTTACTTCTCCTGTCGTTTTAACACGCCTTTCCCCACATTGGGACCTATACTTGTTTCCTCAGCGGTATTAGTGAATCTGACGCCCATCAACCTAACAGATTCCGAAAACGGACCAACCAGACGTATACCTGTTC
It encodes:
- a CDS encoding tagaturonate epimerase family protein, with amino-acid sequence MNIDQPLTDREAVSKIQDVIEGMDGYSLYEDSIHEHEEVVLCIARKGLEKHLLVISKDGSIPNTEFTGKEIKSGSVSVLECELSHENASVLRSKFDFTNPVLIGKTDSYGFGDRLGNAGPAHLRAVKEAGFKPVLAQQSIRELERTKRTAEEVMDAASWSVFQEGYHDGFGADGDHLKTTQDIDRMVKAGFTMFTIDPSDYVVNEVKQMTEEELQSSYENLPWEEIEDTPKDLLDRFEFSDIELNTGYKINPSIRDIKEGMVKYGRVITHTRMMASYISATYPDHPSELELSVDETNAPTTLFEHYLVASELDRLGVELVSLAPRFCGDFEKGIDFKGDLDQFRDEYVEHLAIAEKFGSYKLSIHSGSDKFSVYEVVGSLNLGAVHVKTAGTSYLEALRTIAECEPDFFREIMAFSLRRFDEDKKTYHISADLSKIEDPSKAREEELPEYLDDNNARQVLHVAFGSVLSGDLPEAKGFKKRLMNALEKNEELHYSNLEKHFHKHLSPFSVK
- a CDS encoding pectinesterase family protein: MCRIIKPIIVLFLGLLASDALAQGYETELVVAKDGSGDYSSIQAAIDDAKSFPYERITILIKNGVYKEKVKVHSWNTKLSLIGENKDSTVITWDDYFDKIDRGRNSTFHTYTLLVEANDFYAENITIENSAGDVGQAVALHIDADRVSIQKCRILGNQDTVYLAGEGKRQYFNNCYIEGTTDFIFGGATGLFEDCQIHSKKDSYITAASTPQGQQYGFVFKNSTLTADESVNEVYLGRPWRNYAKTVFMKTELGGHIMTEGWHNWNKPDAESTVYYAEYENSGLGFKPSERVEWSYQLKAEEAEKYAKEKILKGWNPADENR
- a CDS encoding pectinesterase family protein; amino-acid sequence: MFILLIPTLLMGFQAVDKYDFVVAKDGSGDFTSVQDAIDAVPVFRDNETVIYIRKGVYKEKLTLPPNKTNVTFIGEDVEETILTFDDYSSKTNQFGEELGTTGSSSFFLFGDDFTAKNITFQNSAGRVGQAVALRVNGDRAVFINCRFLGDQDTLYTHGSESRQYYKDSYIEGTTDFIFGSSTAVFENCEIVSKKKKGSYITAASTPEGKAFGYVFINSRFTAKPDVAEQTYYLGRPWRPHAKVVLINSYLDSHIRSSGWHNWNDPAKEETVFYAEFENEGTGFHPEKRVKWSAQLTTEEASAYTLETIFNGWNPLERIE